The DNA window GAGCGTGTCAATGGGGTCGTGGATATGACCGGGGTGCTGCGTGAAATCGACGATGCCCGCGCCGAGGAATCCGCCCGCCGGCTGCGGCTGCAAACCGCCGGTGGCTGAGCGCGGCCGGGGCGTCATGCCCTGGCCCGAGGATGTGGCTGGGGGCAGACACGAGGTGTTGCGCACATCCCGACAGCGCCGACAATGCCAAGTGGTAGCCGCTACGGGGCGCGGCGCCAACTTCAAGGAGATCACCGCATGCAGATGCTGATGGAGTTTTTGCAGCTTTCGGAGCCCGAAGCCCAGGCCCTGGCGGATTGCGCGCCGGAACTTGCCTTGCGTGCCGAAGCCTTCGCCAGATCGTTTCAGTCATCCATCCAGACCCCATCGACCCGCGACGCCATGCTGAGTTCCCTCAGCGATGAGCAATGCCGCCAGCTCGTGTCCATGCAGGCGCGGCATTACCGTGAGCTGCTGGAGGCGCAATACACCCTGGAGTTGCAGCACCGCATGGTTGAGGTGGGCAGCCTGTATTACCAGTGGGGGCTGCAGCCCATCTGGATCATGTCGGCTTCAGCGCTCTTCGCCGCCGATTTCGAGGCCTACGCTGCCGATCTGGCGCTGCAGCAACGCCGTCCGCTGATGGCCGCCCTGTACAAGCGGCTGCGTCGCGACGAAGCCTGGCAGATGGAGGGCTATCGCCAGGCTGGGGAAAGCGTGCGCCGCCAGCTGGAGCAGCGTCCCCTGCGCGACCCGCTCACCGGGCTGCTCAACCGCGCCGCGCTGGACGAGTTGCTGCCCAACGCCCTGGCGCGTGCCCGGCGCCACGGCACCAAAGTCGTCGTCGCGGTGCTCGACCTGGATGATTTCCGCACCCTGAACCAGGTGCACGGCACGGCGCTGGGCGATCTGGTGCTCGAACAGCTGGCCAGCCGCTTGCGCCGCGCCCTGCGCAAGACCGATCTGGTGGTGCGGCTCGAGGCCGACACCTTCGCCCTCGTGCTGGAGGACATCCAGCGCATCGCCAACATCGCCCCATTGCTCGAGCGCCTGCAGCTCGACCTCGACGTGCCCTACACCCTGTCCGACACCCTGCTGTGGCAATGCCCCTTGAGCATGGGCATCACGCTGTACCCCGACGACAACCAGGATTCTGCTGGCCTGCTTCGCCACGCCACGCAGACCATGCAGGCAATGAAGGACAACAAGAGCCAGCGCGAGCAGTTCTGGGCGGTGTACACCCCGCCGGCCTAGAGCTTTGCAGGAGTGCTCGCCTCATTGGCCCGGACCGTGGGGTGCGCCGGCAGCGGGACCCGGGGGCTTGTTGGGGAAGGCGGTCTGGTCGCGAGCTGCAGCAACTGCGCCGCCGCGGCCAGGGCGATGATTTCGGGTTGCTTGCCGCTGATGCCGCCAATGCCGATGGGGCAGACCAGGCGGGCGATGGATGCCTCCGACAGGCCGCGTGCCTGCAAGCGGTGCGCGAAGCGCTCGTGTTTGCTTTTGGAGCCGATCAGCCCGAGCCAGCCGGCATCGCCGCGCCGCAGCACGGCTTCGCAGATCTGCTGGTCCAGCGCGTGGCTGTGGGTCATCACCAGGTAGAAGGCGCCGGGCGGGGCTTGCGCCACTTCGGCTTCCGGGCTGTCCACGGCGAGGCGGGTGATGCGCGCCGGGCCGTCGTGCCCGGCGGGGTCGGGCGCAGGAAATGCGGCGTCGCGCAGGTCCACCCACTGCACCGCGCAGGGCAGGGTGGCGAGCAGTTTGATGAGCGCCCGGCCGACATGCCCGGCGCCATGCAATTGCAGGTGGAACAGCGGTTCCGGCCGAGGCAGCTCTGGAGCATGCCAAGGCAGGTAGCGCAGCGTCACCACGCCGCCGCAGCACTGGCCCAGGCTGGGGCCGAGGGCGTGGGTTTCTTGCTGCTCGCCAGCCAGCGCCGGATCGCCCCGCCACTGCGCCAAAAGTTTGCGGGCGCGCTGCAGCGCCAGCCATTCCAGGTGTCCGCCGCCGACGCTGCCTTGCGCGTCGTGCGCCCGCACCAGCAGGCGCGCGCCGGCTTCGCGCGGCGCCGAACCCCGCACCTGCGCGACTTCGACGCAGACGGCTAGCGGCGGAACATGCGGATTCGTCGTCATGCGGGCGCTCCGGGCTTCAGACGGCGGCCGTGCTGGTGCTGGCGCCGGCGACCGGCTCGAAAGGCTGCGTCGCCGACACTCCGGCGCGCACCGCCTCGATGGCGTCGAGGATGGCTTCGGGCGTGGCCGGAGCGCGCAGCGGCGGGTCGACGCGGTGGTCGCCCACGGCGGAGACGGCATCGCGGATCGCCAGCAGCACCGAAAACGACAGCAGCAGCGGCGGCTCACCCACGGCCTTGGAGCGGTGGATGGTGGGCTGGGCGTTGGGGTTGTCGAACAGCGCGGTGTGCAGCAGCGGCGGGCAGTCGTTGGCGGTGGGAATCTTGTAGGTGCTGGGGGCGTGGGTGAGCAGCAAGCCAGTCTCAGGAAAACGCCGGGCCGCCCCAAGTTCTCCTGACCCCCGCGTGGGGCCTGACGCCTCAGCGGCAGGTTTGGGGGCACATTCCTGCCGCCAGACGAGTTCTTCCATCGTCAACCACCCCATGCCCTGGATGAAGGCGCCTTCGATCTGGCCGATGTCGATCGCCGGGTTCAGCGACTTGCCGGC is part of the Thiomonas sp. X19 genome and encodes:
- a CDS encoding diguanylate cyclase, which gives rise to MQMLMEFLQLSEPEAQALADCAPELALRAEAFARSFQSSIQTPSTRDAMLSSLSDEQCRQLVSMQARHYRELLEAQYTLELQHRMVEVGSLYYQWGLQPIWIMSASALFAADFEAYAADLALQQRRPLMAALYKRLRRDEAWQMEGYRQAGESVRRQLEQRPLRDPLTGLLNRAALDELLPNALARARRHGTKVVVAVLDLDDFRTLNQVHGTALGDLVLEQLASRLRRALRKTDLVVRLEADTFALVLEDIQRIANIAPLLERLQLDLDVPYTLSDTLLWQCPLSMGITLYPDDNQDSAGLLRHATQTMQAMKDNKSQREQFWAVYTPPA
- the xdhC gene encoding xanthine dehydrogenase accessory protein XdhC; the encoded protein is MTTNPHVPPLAVCVEVAQVRGSAPREAGARLLVRAHDAQGSVGGGHLEWLALQRARKLLAQWRGDPALAGEQQETHALGPSLGQCCGGVVTLRYLPWHAPELPRPEPLFHLQLHGAGHVGRALIKLLATLPCAVQWVDLRDAAFPAPDPAGHDGPARITRLAVDSPEAEVAQAPPGAFYLVMTHSHALDQQICEAVLRRGDAGWLGLIGSKSKHERFAHRLQARGLSEASIARLVCPIGIGGISGKQPEIIALAAAAQLLQLATRPPSPTSPRVPLPAHPTVRANEASTPAKL